The region TGCTGCCCAGCCCCCAGTTCCGGCCCCCGATCAATACGTCACCGGGCCGCACGGATGCGGCGAACTCCGGGCGGATGTAATGGAACGCGAACGTCTGGAACACGTCCTCGCCCGCCATGAACGGCGCGAACTTGCCCGGCAGGATGTCGTCGGTATTCACGCTGTCGCCAAATTTCCAGATTCTCGGCATGCTGGGTTACTCCTGGCCCGAACGGCCTGAATGGTCAAGGGGATGAGAGGTCGGGCGAGGCAGCACCACGCAGCCAAACGAGCCCGGCCAGGACAGGAACGCCTGCACCGCCTGCATCTGCCCGGGCGTGCAGCCCAGCAGCAGTTTGAGTTCCGTGTCGCGCTTGCGGGCGTCCACGGTGGCGACCACACCCGTCACGGCCCGCGCGCCGGGGTGGCCCACGAACACGTCGATCTCCGCGCCGTCG is a window of Deinococcus grandis DNA encoding:
- a CDS encoding inorganic pyrophosphatase produces the protein MTDPNFWAVLDALMADADVVVERPAGSAHPRFPDTPYPLDYGSLRGTTSGDGAEIDVFVGHPGARAVTGVVATVDARKRDTELKLLLGCTPGQMQAVQAFLSWPGSFGCVVLPRPTSHPLDHSGRSGQE